One window of Dechloromonas sp. ZY10 genomic DNA carries:
- the rsmG gene encoding 16S rRNA (guanine(527)-N(7))-methyltransferase RsmG, producing MSELTLSSGLAELGLALSPATQAQLLAFRDLLLKWNKTYNLTALRDPQQALSHHLLDSLAILPHIGSEPLLDVGSGGGLPGIPLAIARPELAVRMVDTVQKKATFLQQAAIQLGLKNVTVNHARVEELPGQYAQISSRAFAELSLFVALTRHLLAPGGRWLAMKGVRPDAEIAALPADIVVERIIPLHVPGLDAERHLIILKAGT from the coding sequence ATGAGTGAACTGACCCTTTCTTCCGGCCTCGCTGAACTGGGGCTGGCGCTGTCTCCGGCAACGCAGGCGCAGCTGCTGGCCTTCCGCGACCTGCTGCTGAAGTGGAACAAGACTTACAACCTGACCGCCTTGCGTGATCCGCAACAAGCGCTGTCGCATCACCTGCTTGATTCGCTGGCGATCCTCCCCCATATCGGTTCCGAGCCGTTGCTCGATGTTGGTTCCGGCGGCGGTCTGCCCGGCATTCCGCTGGCGATTGCCCGGCCCGAACTGGCGGTGCGGATGGTTGATACCGTGCAGAAAAAAGCGACTTTCCTGCAGCAGGCGGCGATCCAGCTCGGCTTGAAGAATGTCACGGTCAACCATGCCCGGGTCGAGGAATTGCCCGGGCAATATGCGCAGATCAGTTCGCGCGCTTTTGCCGAACTGAGCCTCTTTGTTGCGCTGACCCGCCATCTGCTGGCGCCGGGTGGGCGCTGGCTGGCGATGAAGGGGGTGCGCCCGGATGCCGAAATCGCGGCCCTGCCGGCGGATATTGTCGTCGAGCGGATCATTCCGCTGCACGTTCCCGGCCTTGATGCCGAAAGACACCTGATCATCCTGAAGGCGGGCACATGA
- a CDS encoding ParA family protein, with amino-acid sequence MKVLAITNQKGGVGKTTTAVNLAASLGAEGKRVLLIDMDPQGNATTGAGITKKEALPTVYQLLIGAATLEEVCWQTPFAFDVLPANRELAGAEVELVELEQREFRLKNALHANREHYDFVLIDCPPALNMLTVNALVAADSVLIPMQCEYYALEGLSDLVETLRKVRHHLNPRLEVEGLLRTMFNPQSTLTQQVSSELESHFGNKVYKTIVPRNVRLAEAPSYGKPVLAFDKGSKGAQAYSALAREILERLGQ; translated from the coding sequence ATGAAAGTACTGGCGATCACCAATCAAAAAGGCGGTGTCGGCAAGACCACCACCGCCGTCAACCTGGCGGCCTCGCTCGGCGCTGAAGGCAAGCGAGTGCTGCTGATCGACATGGATCCGCAGGGTAATGCGACGACCGGCGCCGGAATCACCAAGAAGGAGGCGTTGCCGACGGTTTACCAGCTGTTGATCGGTGCCGCGACGCTGGAAGAGGTGTGCTGGCAGACTCCGTTCGCTTTCGACGTGCTGCCGGCCAACCGCGAGCTGGCCGGTGCCGAGGTCGAGCTGGTTGAGCTCGAACAGCGTGAATTCCGGCTCAAGAATGCGCTGCATGCCAATCGCGAACACTACGATTTCGTGCTGATCGACTGCCCGCCGGCACTCAACATGCTCACGGTCAACGCGCTGGTTGCGGCCGATTCGGTGCTGATCCCGATGCAGTGCGAGTACTACGCGCTGGAAGGGCTGTCCGATCTGGTCGAAACCCTGCGCAAGGTCCGGCATCACCTCAACCCCCGTCTTGAGGTCGAGGGGTTGTTGCGGACCATGTTCAATCCGCAGAGCACGCTGACCCAGCAGGTTTCAAGCGAGCTGGAGAGCCACTTCGGCAACAAGGTGTACAAGACCATCGTGCCGCGCAATGTGCGGCTGGCCGAGGCGCCCTCTTATGGCAAGCCGGTACTGGCTTTCGACAAGGGCTCCAAGGGCGCGCAGGCCTACAGCGCGCTGGCCAGGGAAATTCTCGAAAGGCTGGGCCAATGA
- a CDS encoding ParB/RepB/Spo0J family partition protein, with amino-acid sequence MIKMKGLGRGLDALLAGGDRSGGDEQRSLPVERLRPGKYQPRTQMDETSLAELAASIKAQGIVQPILVRVIEPTPGAERYEIVAGERRWRASQIAGLSEVPVLIRDIPDEQALAMALIENIQRENLNPLEEALGLQRLIDEFGLTHQEAADAVGRSRPAASNLLRLLQLSAPVQELVMAGKLDMGHARALLPLNAGQQVAVAQRAVQKALSVREVERLVQQILTPPQKPAAKPVDRDILRLQEELSDSFGAAVEIRSNKKGAGKITIEFGSLDQLDGILTRMR; translated from the coding sequence ATGATCAAGATGAAGGGTTTGGGGCGCGGACTGGATGCGCTGTTGGCGGGCGGTGATCGCAGCGGCGGCGACGAGCAGCGCAGTCTGCCGGTGGAGCGTCTGCGGCCGGGCAAGTATCAGCCACGGACGCAGATGGACGAAACCTCGCTGGCCGAATTGGCGGCATCGATCAAGGCACAGGGCATCGTGCAGCCGATCCTGGTCCGGGTGATTGAGCCGACGCCGGGTGCCGAGCGCTACGAGATTGTGGCGGGCGAGCGGCGCTGGCGGGCGTCGCAGATTGCTGGCCTGAGCGAAGTGCCGGTGCTGATTCGCGACATTCCGGACGAGCAGGCGCTGGCGATGGCGTTGATCGAGAACATCCAGCGTGAAAATCTCAATCCGCTGGAAGAGGCGCTCGGCTTGCAGCGCCTGATCGATGAATTTGGTCTGACCCACCAGGAGGCGGCCGATGCGGTCGGCCGTTCACGCCCGGCGGCGTCCAACCTGCTGCGGCTGCTGCAATTGAGCGCGCCGGTGCAGGAGCTGGTGATGGCCGGCAAGCTGGACATGGGTCATGCCCGGGCGCTGTTGCCACTCAATGCCGGGCAGCAGGTTGCCGTGGCGCAGCGGGCGGTGCAAAAGGCGCTGTCGGTACGGGAAGTCGAACGACTGGTCCAGCAAATCCTGACGCCGCCGCAAAAACCTGCGGCCAAGCCGGTTGACCGTGACATTCTGCGCTTGCAGGAAGAATTGTCGGATTCGTTTGGTGCTGCAGTTGAAATCCGCAGCAATAAAAAAGGTGCAGGCAAGATCACCATTGAATTTGGTAGCCTGGACCAACTCGACGGAATCCTGACGCGAATGCGCTAA
- a CDS encoding ATP synthase subunit I, with translation MFKAIYLQFGAALLAAIGAWVIVGERGLISVGVAAVAAIVPNLLFAVRLAMVSKRPGASYVANFFAGEFLKIAVTIGLLAIAIKGYPEMHWPSLMIGLAIVLHAGFIAFWKKS, from the coding sequence ATGTTTAAAGCAATTTATCTGCAATTTGGTGCGGCGCTTCTGGCGGCAATCGGAGCCTGGGTGATCGTTGGGGAGCGAGGGCTGATTTCGGTGGGGGTCGCAGCAGTCGCTGCAATAGTGCCGAATCTGCTGTTTGCCGTGCGGCTGGCGATGGTCAGCAAGCGTCCGGGAGCCTCGTATGTGGCGAATTTTTTCGCCGGTGAGTTCCTCAAGATCGCGGTCACGATAGGATTACTGGCAATCGCCATCAAGGGGTATCCCGAGATGCACTGGCCCAGTCTGATGATTGGGTTGGCGATTGTTCTGCATGCAGGTTTTATAGCGTTTTGGAAGAAATCCTGA
- the atpB gene encoding F0F1 ATP synthase subunit A: protein MSTAGHEAAANAPTAGEYIVHHLTHFNSTGHAQKDIIDFSVINVDTLFFSILMGVLGLFVMWRVAKSVTSGVPGRMQAAVEIVLEMVNDQAKSIVHSAESRKFVGPLALTVFIWIFLMNSMDFLPLDVFPNLWQAITGDHHAYLRIVPTADLNGTLGMSVGVLLVCLYYNIKIKGFGGWMHELFTAPFGSHPLLYPVNFAMQMIEFLAKTVSHGMRLFGNMYAGELVFMLIALMGAAWAGTATGVFLFIGHVIAGSIWAIFHILIVALQAFIFMMLTLVYVGQAHEAH, encoded by the coding sequence ATGTCTACAGCAGGCCACGAAGCAGCAGCGAACGCGCCGACCGCCGGCGAATACATCGTTCACCACCTTACCCACTTCAATAGCACGGGTCATGCCCAGAAGGACATCATCGACTTCAGCGTTATCAACGTCGATACCCTGTTCTTCTCCATTCTGATGGGTGTGCTGGGTCTTTTTGTCATGTGGCGCGTTGCCAAAAGCGTGACCTCCGGTGTCCCCGGTCGCATGCAGGCTGCCGTCGAGATCGTCCTCGAGATGGTCAATGACCAGGCCAAGAGCATTGTTCATAGTGCCGAATCCCGCAAATTTGTCGGCCCCCTGGCGTTGACCGTGTTCATCTGGATTTTCCTGATGAATTCGATGGACTTCCTGCCGCTCGACGTCTTCCCGAATCTGTGGCAAGCCATTACCGGCGACCACCATGCCTATTTGCGCATCGTGCCGACCGCCGATCTGAACGGCACCCTGGGTATGTCCGTCGGCGTCCTGCTGGTCTGTCTTTACTACAACATCAAGATCAAGGGCTTCGGCGGCTGGATGCATGAGCTCTTCACCGCCCCGTTCGGTAGCCACCCGCTGCTCTACCCGGTCAACTTCGCGATGCAGATGATCGAGTTCTTGGCTAAGACCGTTTCTCACGGCATGCGGTTGTTCGGCAACATGTACGCAGGTGAACTGGTATTCATGCTGATTGCGCTGATGGGTGCTGCCTGGGCTGGTACCGCCACTGGGGTGTTCCTGTTTATCGGCCACGTCATCGCCGGGTCGATCTGGGCCATCTTCCACATCCTGATCGTCGCGCTGCAGGCCTTCATCTTCATGATGCTGACCCTGGTTTACGTTGGTCAGGCGCACGAAGCACACTAA
- the atpE gene encoding F0F1 ATP synthase subunit C, with amino-acid sequence MEHVLGFVALAAGLIIGLGAIGACIGIGLMGGKYIEASARQPELMNALQTKMFLLAGLIDAAFLIGVGIAMMFAFANPFKLV; translated from the coding sequence ATGGAACACGTTCTCGGTTTTGTTGCTCTGGCTGCTGGCCTGATCATTGGTCTGGGCGCTATCGGTGCCTGTATCGGTATCGGCCTGATGGGTGGCAAGTACATCGAAGCATCTGCTCGCCAGCCCGAACTGATGAACGCCCTGCAGACCAAGATGTTCCTGCTGGCCGGTCTGATCGACGCCGCCTTCCTGATCGGTGTTGGTATCGCCATGATGTTCGCCTTCGCCAACCCGTTCAAGCTGGTTTAA
- a CDS encoding F0F1 ATP synthase subunit B — MNLNATLFAQLVVFFILAWFTMQFVWPPIVKALDERAKKIADGLAAAERGKQDLELATKRSTDALREGKEKASELIANAEKRAAQLIEEAKAAAKAEADRIVAGAKAEIEQEAVRAKEQLREQMSVLVVSGAEKILRREINAQAHADILATIKQDL, encoded by the coding sequence GTGAATCTGAACGCAACGTTGTTTGCACAGCTCGTTGTGTTCTTCATTCTGGCGTGGTTCACGATGCAATTCGTGTGGCCCCCCATTGTGAAGGCGCTCGACGAGCGTGCGAAGAAGATCGCGGATGGACTGGCTGCTGCCGAACGTGGCAAGCAGGACCTCGAACTGGCTACCAAGCGTTCTACGGATGCTCTCCGTGAAGGCAAGGAAAAAGCCTCCGAGCTGATCGCCAACGCAGAAAAACGCGCTGCTCAACTGATCGAAGAAGCCAAGGCTGCGGCCAAGGCTGAAGCTGACCGCATCGTCGCCGGTGCCAAGGCCGAGATCGAACAGGAAGCCGTGCGTGCGAAGGAGCAGCTGCGTGAGCAGATGTCCGTTCTGGTTGTTTCCGGTGCAGAAAAAATTCTGCGTCGTGAAATCAATGCCCAGGCCCATGCCGATATTCTGGCTACGATCAAACAGGATCTGTAA
- a CDS encoding F0F1 ATP synthase subunit delta produces the protein MAESVTIARPYAEAVFRMAKEAGTQGLWSERLARLGAIAQDGDMAAVMGNPRLSVEQVADLFISLSGDNDATFGNFIRTLAENRRLALLPEVSRLFELAKSQEEGVREAVVYSAFPIDDTQVAALLQQLEGHFNTRLTGRVVVDPELIGGVRVAVGDQVLDASVRGKLDAMAVALNN, from the coding sequence ATGGCTGAATCCGTCACCATCGCTCGTCCCTACGCTGAAGCCGTGTTCCGCATGGCCAAGGAAGCGGGGACGCAGGGCCTCTGGTCCGAGCGCCTCGCGCGCTTGGGCGCCATCGCCCAGGACGGGGACATGGCTGCGGTCATGGGCAATCCCCGACTCTCCGTCGAGCAGGTTGCCGATTTGTTCATTTCGTTGTCCGGTGACAACGATGCCACTTTCGGCAACTTCATTCGTACCCTCGCAGAAAACCGGCGTCTCGCACTCCTGCCGGAGGTTTCCCGGCTTTTCGAACTGGCCAAGAGCCAGGAAGAAGGGGTCAGGGAGGCGGTGGTGTACTCCGCATTTCCCATCGACGACACCCAGGTGGCCGCCTTGTTGCAACAACTGGAAGGTCACTTCAATACCCGTCTGACCGGTCGTGTCGTGGTTGATCCCGAGCTGATCGGTGGTGTGCGCGTCGCCGTCGGTGACCAGGTGCTGGATGCTTCAGTCCGCGGCAAGCTTGATGCGATGGCCGTGGCGCTGAACAACTAG
- the atpA gene encoding F0F1 ATP synthase subunit alpha yields the protein MQLNPSEISELIKSKIQNLQGASEVRTQGTVVSVTDGICRVHGLQDVMQGEMLEFPGNTIGMALNLERDSVGAVILGEYNHISEGDVVKTTGRILEVPVGPELLGRVVNTLGQPIDGKGPINAKVTDKLEKVAPGVIWRQSVSQPVQTGLKCVDSMVPVGRGQRELVIGDRQTGKTAVAVDAIINQKGKNLFCVYVAVGQKASTIANVVRKLEEHGALEYTIVVAASASESAALQYLAPYAGCTMGEYFRDRGQDALIIYDDLTKQAWGYRQVSLLLRRPPGREAYPGDVFYLHSRLLERAARVSADWVEKFTNGEIKGQTGSLTALPVIETQAGDVSAFVPTNVISITDGQIFLETDLFNAGIRPAINAGISVSRVGGAAQTKLIKKLGGGVRLALAQYRELAAFAQFASDLDEATRKQLERGRLVTELMKQPQYAPMSISEMAVTLYAADKGYFDDVEVKRALECEKAMISYLKANCADVMNTMESSADLSADTEKALAAGIQAFKNTWA from the coding sequence ATGCAGTTGAATCCTTCCGAAATTTCTGAACTGATCAAGAGCAAGATCCAGAACCTGCAAGGCGCATCGGAAGTGCGCACGCAGGGCACCGTGGTTTCCGTCACTGACGGTATCTGCCGCGTGCATGGCTTGCAGGACGTCATGCAAGGTGAAATGCTGGAATTCCCCGGCAACACCATCGGTATGGCGCTTAACCTCGAACGTGACTCCGTCGGCGCCGTTATCCTCGGCGAATACAATCACATTTCCGAAGGCGACGTGGTCAAGACCACCGGTCGCATTCTGGAAGTGCCGGTTGGTCCCGAGTTGCTGGGCCGCGTGGTCAACACTCTCGGCCAGCCGATCGACGGCAAGGGTCCGATCAATGCCAAGGTGACCGACAAGCTGGAAAAGGTTGCCCCGGGCGTGATCTGGCGTCAGTCCGTTTCTCAGCCGGTGCAGACCGGCCTGAAGTGTGTGGACTCCATGGTTCCGGTTGGTCGTGGTCAGCGTGAACTGGTCATCGGTGACCGTCAGACCGGCAAGACCGCTGTTGCTGTCGATGCGATCATCAACCAGAAGGGCAAGAACCTGTTCTGCGTTTATGTCGCCGTCGGTCAAAAGGCTTCCACCATTGCCAACGTCGTGCGCAAGCTCGAAGAGCATGGCGCGCTGGAATACACCATCGTTGTCGCTGCCTCCGCTTCCGAATCCGCCGCGCTGCAGTACCTGGCTCCTTACGCCGGCTGCACCATGGGTGAATACTTCCGTGACCGCGGTCAAGACGCGCTGATCATTTATGATGATCTGACCAAGCAGGCTTGGGGCTACCGTCAGGTTTCCCTGCTGCTGCGTCGTCCGCCGGGTCGTGAAGCTTATCCGGGCGACGTGTTCTATCTCCACTCCCGCCTGCTGGAGCGTGCTGCTCGCGTATCCGCTGACTGGGTCGAGAAGTTCACCAATGGCGAAATCAAGGGCCAGACCGGTTCTCTGACCGCTCTGCCAGTGATCGAAACCCAGGCTGGTGACGTTTCCGCTTTCGTTCCGACCAACGTAATCTCGATTACCGACGGTCAGATCTTCCTGGAAACGGACCTCTTCAACGCCGGTATCCGTCCCGCGATCAACGCCGGTATTTCGGTGTCCCGCGTCGGTGGCGCCGCTCAGACCAAGCTGATCAAGAAGCTCGGTGGTGGTGTTCGTCTGGCTCTCGCCCAGTATCGCGAACTTGCTGCGTTTGCCCAGTTTGCTTCCGATCTCGACGAAGCGACCCGCAAGCAGCTGGAGCGTGGCCGTCTGGTGACCGAACTGATGAAGCAGCCGCAGTACGCTCCGATGAGCATCTCCGAAATGGCCGTTACGCTGTACGCAGCTGACAAGGGCTATTTTGATGATGTCGAAGTCAAGCGTGCTCTCGAATGCGAAAAGGCGATGATCAGCTACCTCAAGGCCAACTGTGCCGACGTCATGAATACCATGGAGTCGTCTGCAGACCTCAGCGCTGACACCGAAAAGGCACTCGCCGCCGGTATCCAGGCCTTCAAGAACACCTGGGCCTGA
- the atpG gene encoding F0F1 ATP synthase subunit gamma translates to MASGKEIRNKIKSVENTRKITKAMEMVAASKMRKAQDRMRAARPYGEKIRRVAANLSHALTEYKHPFLTKREQANVGVIVVTSDKGLCGGLNSNLLRLLVSKMKEFDTQGQKLQATCIGNKGLGFMQRAGAKVVSQVTALGDTPHLEKLIGPVKVQLDAYMNGEIDALYIGYTRFINTMKQEPVFEKLLPLAGEDMKSAHQPGWDYVYEPDAKAVIDDLLIRYVEALIYQAVAENMASEQSARMVAMKSASDNAKNVIGELKLVYNKARQAAITKELSEIVSGAAAV, encoded by the coding sequence ATGGCTAGCGGTAAGGAAATTCGCAACAAGATCAAGAGCGTAGAAAATACGCGCAAGATCACCAAGGCCATGGAAATGGTGGCCGCATCCAAAATGCGCAAGGCGCAGGACCGGATGCGTGCTGCCCGTCCCTATGGTGAGAAAATCCGTCGCGTTGCAGCTAACCTGTCGCACGCCCTGACCGAATACAAGCATCCGTTCTTGACCAAGCGCGAGCAAGCCAATGTTGGCGTGATCGTCGTGACGTCCGACAAGGGCTTGTGCGGTGGTTTGAACTCCAACCTGTTGCGCCTTCTGGTCAGCAAAATGAAGGAGTTCGATACCCAGGGGCAGAAGCTTCAGGCAACCTGCATCGGCAACAAAGGCTTGGGCTTCATGCAACGCGCTGGCGCCAAGGTCGTTTCGCAAGTGACGGCCCTCGGCGATACGCCGCATCTGGAAAAACTGATCGGGCCGGTCAAGGTGCAACTCGATGCCTATATGAACGGCGAAATCGATGCACTTTATATTGGCTATACCCGCTTCATCAACACGATGAAGCAGGAGCCGGTGTTCGAAAAACTGCTCCCGCTGGCGGGCGAAGACATGAAGTCTGCGCATCAGCCGGGTTGGGACTATGTCTACGAACCCGATGCCAAGGCCGTGATCGACGATCTGCTGATCCGTTATGTTGAAGCTTTGATTTATCAGGCAGTGGCCGAAAACATGGCCTCCGAGCAATCTGCACGTATGGTTGCGATGAAGTCTGCCTCCGATAACGCCAAGAACGTTATCGGTGAATTGAAGCTGGTCTATAACAAGGCCCGTCAGGCCGCGATTACGAAGGAACTTTCGGAAATCGTGAGCGGCGCCGCAGCCGTCTGA